In one window of Fulvia fulva chromosome 5, complete sequence DNA:
- a CDS encoding Vegetative catalase — translation MFFIDHGTPDGWTNLHGYGCHIFKWVNKEGKFVYIKYHFLAEHGRHDLTQPEAIRISGENPDYSKQQLWEGIEAGKEFKWKAYIQVMKPEDADAEKLGFDPFDVTEVWPKGQFPLQEFGNLVLNKNPENFHRDVEQAAFSPGSMIPGVEDSPDPLLQFRMFFYRDAQYHRIGVNLHQIPVNCPFAASSLSSINFDGQIRVDANHAGNKQYTPNSFTDKFRPDVAEAPYKVSDNVVSRKSHYYHKGKLSEYDQPRELYRRVMSEQDRANLHSNTAKMLSHVNYPIIAKRYLSQIYNVAPEYATAVYDLTNFKFKEKEGVFEFTEVEELAKEAHTLSKTKKFRPEDGNRLTGYAPEKPFYQL, via the exons ATGTTCTTTATCGACCACGGTACACCAGACGGCTGGACAAACCTCCACGGCTACGGCTGTCACATTTTCAAGTGGGTAAACAAGGAGGGCAAGTTTGTCTATATCAAGTATCACTTCCTAGCAGAGCATGGCCGTCACGATTTGACGCAACCCGAGGCCATCCGCATCTCTGGCGAGAACCCCGACTACTCCAAGCAGCAGCTTTGGGAGGGTATCGAGGCTGGTAAAGAGTTCAAGTGGAAGGCTTATATCCAGGTCATGAAGCCCGAGGATGCAGATGCCGAGAAGCTTGGATTTGATCCGTTCGATGTCACAGAGGTGTGGCCCAAGGGACAGTTCCCTCTCCAGGAATTTGGCAACTTGGTTCTCAACAAGAACCCGGAGAACTTCCATCGTGATGTGGAACAGGCTGCATTCTCGCCTGGAAGCATGATCCCGGGTGTTGAGGACTCTCCAGATCCGCTCTTGCAATT CCGCATGTTCTTCTACCGCGATGCCCAGTATCACCGTATCGGAGTCAATCTTCATCAAATTCCAGTCAATTGCCCCTTCGCCGCATCATCGCTCTCATCAATCAATTTCGACGGACAGATTCGTGTCGACGCCAATCACGCCGGCAACAAACAATACACACCAAACTCCTTCACCGACAAGTTCCGCCCAGACGTTGCAGAAGCGCCCTACAAAGTTTCTGACAACGTGGTATCCCGCAAATCACACTACTACCACAAGGGCAAGTTGTCCGAGTACGATCAACCGCGGGAGCTGTACAGGCGGGTCATGTCGGAGCAGGACCGTGCGAATCTTCACAGCAACACGGCGAAGATGCTTTCGCACGTCAATTACCCGATCATCGCCAAGCGATATCTGTCCCAGATCTATAATGTCGCTCCAGAGTATGCGACGGCTGTGTATGACCTGACGAACTTCAAGTTCAAGGAGAAGGAGGGTGTGTTTGAGTTCACAGAGGTTGAGGAGCTCGCAAAGGAGGCGCACACCTTGAGCAAAACGAAGAAGTTCAGACCGGAGGATGGCAATCGCCTTACTGGCTATGCCCCGGAAAAGCCTTTCTACCAGTTGTGA